The Calonectris borealis chromosome 13, bCalBor7.hap1.2, whole genome shotgun sequence genome contains a region encoding:
- the SPRY3 gene encoding protein sprouty homolog 3, which produces MQLSSSVAELSCDETMDPSAEDFQQVLSIDQIRSIRASNNYVERPAVCFQQARSNPSLSQPPHKQEWSQDRLVSSTFQDLHRSHSQQHQMPPLQQHMSHSSTASSVSQSTTASDQRLLSSLTPSHSGHSLIRTQPRAGELKPEESPLKGVTEKPTLHTGHLFICEECGRCKCARCTAARSLPSCWLCNQRCLCSPESLLDYGTCLCCVKGLFYHCSTDDEDTCADDPCSCGPGSCCARWAAMSFLSLLMPCLCCYFPTLGCLKLCQRGYDGLKRPGCRCQSHTNTVCRKISSSSGTPFPKTLDKPV; this is translated from the coding sequence ATGCAGCTCTCTTCCAGTGTGGCTGAACTCAGTTGTGACGAGACGATGGACCCATCCGCTGAGGACTTCCAGCAGGTCCTGTCCATTGACCAAATCCGCTCCATCCGTGCCAGCAACAACTACGTGGAGAGACCGGCTGTCTGCTTCCAGCAAGCCCGCTCCAACCCATCCCTGTCCCAGCCGCCACACAAGCAAGAGTGGTCCCAGGACCGCCTGGTGTCTTCCACCTTCCAGGACCTGCACCGCAGCCACAGCCAACAGCACCAGATGCCACCTTTGCAGCAACACATGAGCCATTCCAGCACGGCCAGCTCCGTCTCCCAAAGCACCACCGCCTCCGACCAGCGCCTCCTGAGCAGCCTCACGCCATCCCACTCCGGGCACTCCCTCATCCGGACGCAGCCCCGGGCCGGCGAGCTGAAACCGGAGGAATCGCCGCTGAAGGGGGTGACGGAGAAGCCCACCCTCCACACCGGCCACCTTTTCATCTGCGAGGAGTGCGGGCGATGCAAGTGCGCCCGCTGCACGGCCGCCCGCAGCCTGCCCTCCTGCTGGCTCTGCAACCAgcgctgcctctgctcccccgaGAGCCTCCTCGACTACGGGACTTGCCTCTGCTGCGTCAAGGGTCTCTTCTACCACTGCTCCACCGACGACGAGGACACCTGCGCCGACGACCCCTGCTCCTGCGGGCCGGGGTCCTGCTGTGCCCGCTGGGCTGCCATGagcttcctctctctcctcatGCCCTGCCTCTGCTGCTACTTTCCTACCCTGGGGTGCCTCAAACTTTGCCAGCGGGGTTACGACGGCCTGAAACGACCCGGCTGCCGCTGCCAGAGCCACACCAATACGGTCTGCAGAAAGATCTCCTCCTCCAGCGGCACGCCTTTCCCCAAGACACTGGATAAGCCGGTATGA